Proteins co-encoded in one Candidatus Binatia bacterium genomic window:
- a CDS encoding CHASE3 domain-containing protein produces MQVLGRTRIRITFGVAVFLVLAIGVVSYRVTSQFINSAGRVVETHHVQAHLEKLLSDLKDLEDGAHGYVITGSEEYLEPYRAAMAGLDQSIRHLRELTAGDESQQQRIDALEPYVAEEISSSQEAISARAASGLEAGVQTIQSLSGRKIMESIRTVISDMKTEEWRVLQRREAVEEASATNARRVFALLTFLAVVLLATVAFLVRREAAVRQRAENALLAEYQRLDRRVEERTAELAQSNVLLRHEIAEHKRAEDARRESESRFAQFMEHLPGVAFMKDLKGRHVWVSPTFEKIFGRACDEFIGKTEDEIWSPEVGTQLREHDEIMIRAGQSFQTTEVVPHSDGPHHWLTSKFPILGDDGVPSLIAGVGIDITERVRAEAQLRDLERGSQQRERLADIGAITAQIVHDLGNPLAGLSMQAQLVLHRARRDERQPVGVVIQPMERILAEVGRLDSLIKEFMDFSREQRLHLTAIDLPSFLKEVVEIWRPVAAERGIALSVQAPRGALSLTADDEKLRRVLDNLVKNAIEAIEHGPGHVGIQVTVPAADAVCISVIDTGPGIPDTVEAFRLFETTKTNGSGIGLAVAKQIVLAHRGTIEFSRCSPHGTVFRIQLPRGGPSAGYDTVRRAASEA; encoded by the coding sequence ATGCAGGTTCTCGGCCGGACCCGGATCCGCATAACGTTCGGGGTTGCCGTGTTCCTCGTTCTCGCCATCGGCGTGGTCTCATACCGGGTCACTTCCCAGTTCATCAATTCCGCCGGACGAGTGGTGGAGACGCACCATGTGCAGGCGCATCTCGAAAAACTCCTTTCCGATTTGAAGGATCTTGAGGACGGTGCCCACGGCTACGTCATCACCGGCAGCGAGGAATATCTCGAGCCCTATCGTGCTGCCATGGCGGGGCTCGATCAATCGATCAGGCACCTGCGGGAGTTGACCGCCGGCGACGAAAGCCAACAGCAACGGATCGATGCGCTGGAACCCTATGTCGCGGAAGAGATCTCCAGTTCTCAGGAAGCTATCAGCGCGCGCGCCGCTTCTGGGCTCGAGGCCGGCGTGCAGACCATCCAGTCACTCTCCGGGCGGAAGATCATGGAGTCGATCCGAACGGTGATCAGTGACATGAAGACCGAGGAATGGAGGGTGCTGCAACGGCGTGAGGCGGTTGAGGAAGCCAGTGCGACCAATGCCAGGCGCGTCTTTGCGCTGTTGACGTTCCTCGCTGTTGTGCTGCTGGCTACCGTCGCCTTCCTGGTGCGGCGTGAGGCGGCAGTGCGGCAGCGCGCGGAGAACGCCTTGCTGGCAGAGTACCAGCGGCTCGATCGACGGGTGGAAGAACGAACTGCCGAGTTGGCGCAGTCAAACGTGCTTTTGCGTCACGAAATTGCTGAGCACAAGCGGGCGGAGGATGCCCGGCGCGAGAGTGAGAGTCGTTTCGCGCAGTTCATGGAGCACTTGCCGGGAGTGGCTTTCATGAAGGATTTGAAAGGGCGACACGTCTGGGTCAGTCCGACCTTCGAGAAGATCTTTGGACGCGCGTGTGACGAATTCATCGGCAAGACCGAGGATGAGATCTGGTCGCCCGAAGTCGGTACACAGCTCCGAGAGCATGATGAGATCATGATTCGTGCGGGCCAGAGTTTCCAGACCACGGAGGTCGTGCCACACAGCGATGGGCCGCATCATTGGCTGACCAGCAAATTCCCGATTCTCGGAGACGACGGGGTACCGAGCCTGATTGCGGGGGTAGGGATCGATATTACTGAACGCGTGCGTGCCGAGGCGCAGCTTCGCGATTTGGAGCGGGGGTCGCAGCAGCGGGAGCGGCTGGCCGATATCGGCGCCATCACGGCGCAGATCGTCCACGACCTCGGCAACCCGCTGGCCGGCCTGTCGATGCAGGCACAGTTGGTCCTGCACCGCGCCAGGCGTGACGAGCGCCAACCGGTCGGCGTCGTCATCCAGCCGATGGAACGGATCCTGGCCGAGGTGGGCCGGCTCGACTCCCTCATCAAGGAGTTCATGGATTTCTCGCGTGAGCAACGCCTCCACCTCACAGCGATCGACCTTCCCAGCTTCCTCAAGGAGGTCGTCGAGATCTGGCGGCCGGTTGCCGCCGAGCGCGGGATTGCGTTGAGCGTCCAGGCGCCGCGCGGTGCACTTTCCTTGACTGCGGACGATGAAAAACTGCGTCGCGTCCTCGACAACTTAGTGAAGAATGCCATTGAGGCGATCGAGCATGGGCCGGGGCATGTGGGCATTCAGGTCACTGTGCCGGCGGCGGACGCGGTGTGCATTTCGGTGATCGACACCGGCCCCGGCATTCCGGACACGGTGGAGGCCTTCCGCTTGTTTGAAACGACGAAGACCAACGGTTCCGGAATCGGTCTCGCTGTCGCCAAGCAGATCGTGCTCGCGCATCGTGGGACCATTGAATTCTCTCGCTGCAGTCCCCACGGTACGGTATTCCGTATCCAGCTGCCGCGTGGTGGCCCGTCGGCTGGGTATGACACCGTTCGCCGTGCAGCATCTGAAGCGTAA
- a CDS encoding phosphopantetheine-binding protein has product MTKEEIKATVLRLLGEIAPEADLTQVDPDVNFRDQLDIDSMDFLNFVMALHESLHVEIPEIDYPKVVTLNGCVEYLLVQAM; this is encoded by the coding sequence ATGACCAAAGAAGAAATCAAAGCGACGGTCCTCCGACTTCTCGGCGAGATCGCACCCGAGGCGGACCTGACGCAAGTCGACCCTGACGTCAACTTTCGTGATCAACTGGACATCGACTCCATGGATTTCTTGAATTTCGTGATGGCGCTGCACGAAAGCCTGCACGTCGAAATCCCCGAGATTGACTACCCCAAAGTCGTTACCCTCAATGGTTGCGTCGAGTATCTGTTGGTACAGGCGATGTAA
- a CDS encoding dihydrolipoamide acetyltransferase family protein, which yields MAEFVMPILGADMTAGTLVAWRKQPGDRVERGDIIAEVETEKGLIEVEIFTRGVIERLLVEPGTEVPVGTVLAIVGEEGVLAAAEVEAPTISTVAAGVPPAEAGRVRSSPAARKLAGELGVDLTSVHGTGPGGAITREDVEGAAAAAPAVSPPVPEPDRQVRLRQTIAAAMARSKREIPHYYLSTTIDMHRAMAWLAEENLKRPIADRLLYGVLLIKAVALALKEVPELNALWSGTQAVPSPAIHVGVAISLRQGGLVAPAVHDTDRQSLDELMRNFRDLVARARAGSLRSSELSDPTITVTSIGEQGVETIFGIIYPPQVAIVGFGKVVERPWSVDGRIVSRSVMAATLSADHRVTDGHRGGRFLAAVDRLLQEPSRL from the coding sequence ATGGCTGAGTTCGTCATGCCCATCCTCGGCGCGGATATGACCGCGGGCACGCTGGTGGCCTGGCGCAAGCAGCCGGGTGACCGGGTGGAGCGGGGTGACATCATTGCCGAGGTCGAGACGGAGAAGGGATTGATCGAGGTCGAAATCTTCACCCGAGGTGTGATCGAGCGGCTTCTCGTCGAGCCCGGCACCGAGGTCCCCGTCGGGACCGTGCTTGCCATCGTAGGCGAGGAGGGTGTGCTGGCGGCTGCCGAAGTTGAAGCGCCAACGATTTCCACCGTTGCTGCTGGCGTGCCGCCAGCAGAAGCCGGGCGCGTGCGCAGTTCACCAGCAGCGAGAAAACTCGCGGGGGAGCTTGGGGTTGACCTCACAAGCGTCCACGGCACGGGTCCCGGTGGTGCAATCACGCGGGAAGACGTCGAAGGCGCTGCGGCCGCCGCTCCCGCGGTGTCGCCGCCTGTACCTGAGCCGGACAGGCAGGTTCGTCTGCGGCAAACTATCGCTGCGGCCATGGCGCGGTCGAAGCGAGAGATTCCGCATTACTACCTGAGCACCACCATCGACATGCATCGCGCCATGGCGTGGCTGGCGGAAGAGAACCTGAAGCGGCCCATTGCCGACCGCCTGCTCTACGGTGTCCTGCTGATCAAGGCGGTGGCCCTCGCCTTGAAGGAAGTGCCCGAGTTGAACGCGCTCTGGTCAGGAACGCAAGCGGTTCCGAGCCCGGCGATCCACGTTGGTGTGGCGATCTCGCTGCGCCAAGGGGGGCTGGTCGCGCCGGCTGTGCACGACACCGATCGCCAGAGCCTGGATGAACTGATGCGGAACTTTCGAGATCTGGTGGCCCGCGCGCGTGCCGGATCGCTACGCAGTTCGGAGCTGTCTGACCCGACGATTACGGTGACGAGCATCGGCGAGCAGGGCGTGGAGACCATCTTCGGCATCATCTACCCACCGCAAGTGGCGATTGTGGGTTTTGGGAAAGTCGTGGAACGTCCCTGGTCGGTTGATGGGCGGATCGTTTCCCGTTCGGTGATGGCCGCGACACTTTCCGCCGACCACCGCGTTACCGACGGCCATCGCGGCGGCCGGTTTCTCGCCGCCGTCGATCGGCTGCTCCAGGAGCCGAGCCGGCTATGA
- a CDS encoding alpha-ketoacid dehydrogenase subunit beta has protein sequence MKTTYREAVRAALREALQSDPRVFLMGEDVGRYGGAYACSKGLLEEFGPERVRDTPLSESTFVGAGIGAAIGGMRPIVEVMTVNFSLLALDQIVNNAATLRHMSGGQLSIPLVVRMATGGGRQLAAQHSHSLEGWYAHVPGIKVLTPATLEDARGMLPTALRDPDPVFIFEHALLYPMEGELDENIGPVDISHAVVRRAGRDVSLITFGGCLGKVLEAAETLAAQGINAEVIDVRVLRPLDTAAILTSIAKTHRAVIVDEAWRTGSFAAEISARIMERAFYELDAPVARVCSAEVPMPYPKHLEDAALPQVDTIAHTVLEMLKPHG, from the coding sequence ATGAAAACCACCTACCGCGAAGCTGTCCGGGCGGCGTTGCGTGAAGCGCTGCAAAGCGATCCGCGCGTGTTCCTCATGGGTGAGGACGTTGGCCGCTACGGTGGCGCGTATGCGTGCAGCAAGGGGCTGCTCGAGGAGTTCGGGCCCGAGCGCGTGCGTGATACGCCGCTCTCCGAGTCGACCTTCGTCGGGGCCGGTATTGGCGCGGCTATCGGCGGCATGCGGCCGATCGTTGAGGTGATGACGGTCAACTTCAGCCTGCTTGCGCTGGATCAGATCGTCAACAACGCGGCGACGCTGCGTCACATGTCCGGCGGCCAGCTCAGCATCCCGCTGGTGGTGCGAATGGCCACCGGCGGGGGCCGCCAGCTCGCGGCGCAACACTCGCACAGTCTGGAGGGGTGGTACGCACACGTCCCGGGCATCAAGGTGCTCACGCCAGCGACGCTGGAGGATGCGCGCGGCATGCTGCCGACGGCACTGCGCGACCCGGACCCGGTGTTCATCTTCGAGCATGCGCTGCTCTATCCGATGGAGGGAGAGCTGGACGAGAACATCGGACCGGTGGACATCTCGCATGCGGTGGTACGGCGTGCGGGACGCGATGTCAGCCTCATTACCTTCGGCGGCTGTCTGGGCAAAGTCCTGGAAGCGGCGGAAACGCTGGCCGCGCAGGGTATCAACGCCGAGGTGATCGATGTGCGCGTTCTGCGGCCGCTGGACACGGCCGCGATTCTGACCTCCATCGCCAAGACGCATCGCGCGGTCATTGTCGACGAGGCGTGGCGGACGGGCAGCTTTGCCGCCGAGATCAGCGCCCGCATCATGGAGAGGGCTTTCTACGAACTCGATGCGCCGGTGGCGCGCGTGTGCAGCGCCGAAGTTCCCATGCCCTATCCCAAGCACCTGGAGGACGCGGCGCTGCCACAAGTCGATACGATCGCGCACACCGTGCTGGAGATGCTCAAGCCCCATGGCTGA
- the pdhA gene encoding pyruvate dehydrogenase (acetyl-transferring) E1 component subunit alpha encodes MASGELPATRGHALLLLREMLRIRRFEEKTVELYSLGKIRGFLHLYIGEEAVAVGAMQALTPDDSIVATYREHGQALARGVPAGALMAELFGKANGCSRGRGGSMHVFDVSRRFYGGYAIVGGGLPVALGLALADKLQGHSRITACFFGDGAVAEGEFHESLNLAALWKLPVLFLCENNLYAMGTALIRHQSQTDIWRKAEAYAIPADAVDGMDVVAVEAAARRAAETVRRGNGPYLLEARTYRFRAHSMYDPELYRTKEEVERWKQRDPLVTFPAALRARRVLSEAELAAMEGAVATEVDAAVRFAEDGPWEPVEDLTKDVYTGA; translated from the coding sequence ATGGCTTCTGGTGAGCTGCCTGCCACACGTGGCCACGCGCTTCTGCTCCTGCGTGAGATGCTGCGCATCCGGCGCTTCGAGGAGAAGACGGTGGAACTCTACAGCCTCGGCAAGATCCGGGGCTTCCTGCATCTCTACATCGGTGAGGAGGCGGTGGCCGTGGGCGCGATGCAGGCGTTGACGCCGGACGACTCGATCGTGGCGACGTATCGCGAACACGGCCAGGCCCTGGCGCGGGGGGTGCCGGCGGGCGCATTGATGGCGGAGCTGTTTGGCAAGGCCAACGGCTGCAGCCGTGGTCGCGGCGGATCGATGCACGTCTTCGACGTGTCGCGCCGGTTCTACGGCGGCTACGCCATCGTCGGCGGCGGTTTGCCGGTTGCGCTGGGGTTGGCGTTGGCAGACAAGCTGCAAGGCCACTCGCGCATCACCGCGTGTTTCTTCGGGGACGGAGCGGTGGCCGAAGGAGAATTCCATGAGTCGCTCAATCTCGCGGCGCTGTGGAAACTGCCGGTCCTGTTCCTCTGCGAGAATAATCTCTATGCCATGGGCACGGCGCTCATCCGCCACCAGTCGCAAACCGATATCTGGCGGAAAGCGGAGGCCTACGCCATCCCGGCCGATGCCGTGGATGGCATGGACGTCGTCGCTGTCGAGGCTGCGGCACGGCGCGCGGCGGAAACCGTGCGCCGTGGGAACGGCCCGTATCTTCTCGAAGCCCGCACGTACCGATTTCGCGCTCATTCCATGTACGACCCGGAATTGTACCGCACCAAGGAAGAGGTCGAGCGCTGGAAGCAACGCGACCCGCTTGTGACCTTTCCCGCCGCTCTACGGGCGCGGCGTGTGTTGAGCGAGGCGGAATTAGCCGCGATGGAAGGGGCGGTGGCGACGGAGGTCGACGCGGCCGTGCGCTTTGCCGAAGACGGGCCGTGGGAGCCGGTCGAGGACCTCACCAAGGACGTCTACACCGGAGCATGA
- the acsA gene encoding acetate--CoA ligase, producing the protein MLESPSRIIKAKGDFRIPPNLEDYEQARATFSWDRAQRELDGLPGGQGLNIAHEAVDRHAEGSRRDHLALRWIGKNGDLRDYTYRALRDLTNRFANALQGLGVAKGDRVYALAGRIPELYIAALGTVKNRSVFCPLYSAFGPEPIRARIEIGTAKVLVTTESLYRRKVAALRASLPSLDHVLLVGDDRQPTRVPGTRDFNTLMGEASAEFTIGPTDPEDMALLHFTSGTTGRPKGALHVHQAVVAHHITGKFALDLHPDDTFWCTADPGWVTGTTYGIIAPLTNGVTSIVDEADFDMERWYTILQDQRVSVWYTAPTAIRMLMKAGTEPVRKYDLRALRFLASVGEPLNPEGVVWGQEAYGLPFHDNWWQTETGGIMIANYAATEIRPGSMGRPVPGVDAAIVRRRKDGGVDVIEAPDVQGELALRPGWPSMFRAYWHEPERYQKCFAGGFYLTGDLAKRDRDGYFWFIGRADDVIKTSGHLVGPFEVESVLMAHKAVAEAGVIGKPDPVAMEVVKAFVSLKQGYEPTPELRRELLAFARTRLGAVVAPKEIEFQQNLPKTRSGKIMRRLLKARELGLPEGDTSTLEG; encoded by the coding sequence ATGCTCGAATCCCCAAGCCGGATCATCAAAGCGAAAGGAGATTTCCGCATACCGCCGAATCTTGAAGATTACGAGCAAGCACGAGCGACATTCTCCTGGGATCGGGCGCAGCGTGAACTCGACGGCCTGCCGGGAGGCCAAGGGCTCAACATTGCCCATGAGGCGGTCGACCGGCATGCGGAAGGTTCCCGTCGAGATCACCTCGCCCTGCGCTGGATCGGCAAGAACGGCGACCTTCGAGACTATACGTACCGTGCCCTTCGGGACCTCACCAACCGCTTTGCAAATGCCTTGCAGGGGCTTGGTGTGGCGAAAGGCGACCGCGTTTATGCCCTGGCCGGCCGCATCCCCGAACTGTACATTGCCGCTCTCGGGACGGTGAAAAATCGTAGCGTGTTCTGTCCGCTGTATTCGGCATTCGGACCGGAGCCGATCCGTGCCCGAATCGAAATCGGCACCGCCAAGGTGCTCGTTACGACAGAGTCGCTCTACCGGCGGAAGGTTGCGGCGCTCCGCGCCTCGCTTCCGTCTCTGGATCATGTGCTGCTCGTTGGCGACGACCGGCAGCCAACCCGCGTGCCCGGCACGCGCGATTTCAACACGCTGATGGGCGAAGCGAGTGCAGAGTTCACAATCGGGCCGACCGATCCCGAGGACATGGCCTTGCTTCACTTTACTAGCGGCACCACCGGCAGGCCCAAGGGGGCTCTCCACGTCCATCAGGCGGTTGTGGCGCATCACATCACAGGCAAGTTTGCCCTGGACTTGCACCCGGATGACACGTTCTGGTGTACGGCCGATCCAGGCTGGGTCACCGGCACGACGTACGGGATCATTGCTCCCCTGACGAACGGCGTCACCAGCATCGTCGACGAAGCCGACTTCGACATGGAACGCTGGTACACCATTCTTCAGGATCAGCGGGTCTCCGTGTGGTATACGGCGCCGACCGCCATTCGTATGCTGATGAAGGCGGGCACGGAACCGGTGCGCAAGTACGACCTGCGTGCGCTCCGCTTTCTCGCCAGCGTCGGCGAGCCGCTCAACCCGGAAGGCGTGGTGTGGGGTCAGGAGGCGTACGGGCTCCCCTTCCACGACAACTGGTGGCAGACGGAGACCGGCGGGATCATGATCGCCAACTACGCGGCGACGGAGATCCGGCCCGGCTCCATGGGCCGACCGGTCCCCGGCGTCGATGCCGCCATCGTGCGCCGGCGGAAGGACGGTGGGGTCGATGTGATCGAAGCGCCCGATGTCCAGGGAGAGTTGGCATTGCGCCCAGGGTGGCCATCGATGTTCCGCGCCTACTGGCATGAACCGGAACGCTACCAGAAATGCTTCGCCGGAGGGTTCTACTTGACCGGTGACCTCGCCAAACGCGATCGCGACGGGTACTTCTGGTTCATCGGCCGAGCCGACGACGTGATCAAGACCTCCGGCCACCTCGTCGGGCCCTTCGAGGTGGAAAGCGTCTTGATGGCGCACAAAGCGGTGGCTGAGGCCGGCGTGATCGGTAAGCCCGATCCGGTGGCCATGGAGGTGGTCAAGGCGTTTGTTTCCCTCAAGCAAGGTTACGAGCCGACGCCCGAACTGCGCCGCGAGTTACTGGCCTTCGCGCGCACCCGTCTGGGCGCCGTGGTTGCCCCGAAGGAGATCGAGTTCCAGCAGAACCTGCCGAAGACCCGCAGCGGGAAGATCATGCGCCGCCTGCTGAAGGCACGGGAGCTGGGACTGCCCGAGGGCGATACCTCGACCTTGGAGGGCTGA
- the amrS gene encoding AmmeMemoRadiSam system radical SAM enzyme, giving the protein MPSALREAILYVRQPDGSTVCQLCAHRCVIRPGRRGICWVRENQGGTLVTLVADRVVAIDIDPIEKKPFFHFLPGSRAYSFSTVGCNFRCLFCQNWEISQWPRNHLGAAPGTPITPQEIVAAALAAGCRSIAYTYTEPAIFFELALDTCRLAASAGLKNVFVTNGYMTPEALALIAPVLHAANIDLKSFADRYYRKVCGATLAPVLDMIQRIRERGIWVEVTTLIVPGRNDSDAELTALAHWLAALDRNIPWHVSAFYPAYKMLDLPPTPVRTLLRAAAIGEAAGLRFIYIGNVPGDRWEDTLCPECGRRLVHRRGFAMLDRCMVDGSCPGCHTSIAGVWDRQDNGKPGVGAASA; this is encoded by the coding sequence ATGCCGTCAGCACTGCGTGAAGCGATCCTCTATGTCAGGCAGCCAGACGGCAGCACTGTCTGTCAACTGTGCGCCCACCGCTGCGTGATTCGTCCCGGTCGTCGGGGCATTTGCTGGGTGCGCGAGAATCAAGGCGGGACGTTGGTCACGCTCGTGGCGGATCGTGTCGTGGCCATCGACATCGATCCGATCGAGAAAAAACCGTTCTTCCACTTTCTGCCCGGCAGCCGGGCCTACTCCTTTTCCACCGTCGGCTGCAACTTCCGTTGCCTGTTCTGCCAGAACTGGGAGATCTCGCAGTGGCCACGCAACCACCTCGGAGCAGCGCCTGGGACGCCGATCACGCCACAGGAGATTGTCGCCGCAGCACTGGCGGCGGGCTGCCGGTCGATTGCCTACACCTATACGGAACCCGCAATTTTCTTCGAGCTGGCGCTCGACACCTGCCGCCTCGCAGCCAGCGCTGGGCTCAAGAACGTTTTCGTGACCAACGGGTACATGACACCGGAAGCACTCGCTCTCATTGCGCCGGTGCTGCACGCCGCCAACATCGACTTGAAGAGCTTCGCCGACCGCTATTATCGCAAGGTGTGCGGAGCAACCCTGGCCCCGGTGTTGGACATGATCCAACGTATACGGGAGCGGGGTATTTGGGTGGAAGTGACGACACTCATCGTTCCGGGACGGAATGACTCCGATGCGGAGCTGACCGCCCTGGCGCACTGGCTTGCCGCGCTGGACCGAAACATCCCGTGGCATGTGTCGGCGTTCTATCCGGCCTACAAGATGCTCGATCTGCCGCCGACACCGGTTCGCACACTCCTACGTGCAGCGGCCATCGGTGAAGCGGCGGGACTCCGGTTCATCTATATCGGCAATGTGCCCGGGGACCGCTGGGAGGACACCTTATGCCCGGAGTGCGGCCGGCGGCTTGTACACCGCCGCGGCTTTGCAATGCTCGACCGCTGCATGGTCGACGGAAGCTGTCCCGGCTGCCACACTTCCATCGCCGGGGTGTGGGATCGACAAGACAACGGCAAGCCCGGCGTTGGCGCGGCGAGCGCGTAG
- a CDS encoding HPF/RaiA family ribosome-associated protein has protein sequence MQMPLQISFRDMDPSMAVEAKIRERAAKLDRYYDRIMSCRVIVEAPHRRHHQGKLFHVRVDVTVPQGELVVSREPVERHSHEDVYVAIRDAFNAAQRRLAAYARRQRGDVKVHEAPPVSRISKLFSDEGYGFIEIPDGGEIYFHRNSVLNGAFDRLEVGDEVQCAEEPGEKGPQASTVRLIGKHHD, from the coding sequence ATGCAAATGCCCTTACAGATCAGCTTTCGTGACATGGACCCCTCGATGGCGGTCGAGGCGAAGATCCGCGAGCGGGCAGCGAAGCTCGATCGGTACTACGATCGCATCATGAGCTGCCGGGTGATTGTTGAGGCGCCGCATCGACGCCACCATCAAGGCAAGCTGTTTCACGTGCGTGTCGATGTGACGGTTCCCCAGGGCGAGCTGGTAGTGAGCCGTGAGCCGGTGGAACGTCATTCCCACGAGGACGTCTACGTCGCGATCCGTGATGCCTTCAACGCGGCGCAGCGCCGCTTGGCGGCGTACGCCCGGCGCCAGCGCGGCGACGTCAAGGTTCATGAAGCGCCGCCGGTGTCCCGCATTTCGAAACTCTTTTCGGACGAAGGTTACGGCTTCATTGAGATACCGGACGGAGGTGAGATCTACTTCCACCGGAACAGTGTGTTGAACGGTGCGTTTGACCGGCTGGAGGTCGGCGACGAGGTCCAGTGTGCGGAAGAGCCAGGGGAGAAAGGACCGCAGGCGAGCACGGTCCGGCTCATTGGCAAGCACCATGATTGA
- a CDS encoding CBS domain-containing protein: MSVGRICVREIDLAAAEESALVAGRRMAERQVGTLIVLDEAKRPIGLITDRDLVLRVLVAGKDPQNTRVGDIMTRDPKIVSEESAIEAALALMRAGSFRRLPVVSRGGELVGILSLDDVLTLLAEEFAHIGGVVERRK, encoded by the coding sequence ATGTCCGTGGGTCGAATCTGTGTGAGAGAGATTGACCTTGCGGCAGCGGAAGAAAGTGCCCTGGTTGCCGGGAGGCGCATGGCCGAACGACAGGTAGGGACCCTAATTGTCTTAGACGAGGCCAAGCGTCCCATCGGCCTCATTACCGATCGCGATCTCGTCCTTCGCGTGCTGGTGGCGGGAAAGGACCCGCAGAACACCCGGGTGGGTGACATCATGACCCGAGATCCAAAGATCGTCAGCGAAGAGAGTGCGATTGAAGCGGCGCTTGCGCTAATGCGTGCCGGCTCATTTCGGCGTCTTCCTGTCGTCAGTCGTGGTGGCGAGTTGGTCGGGATCCTGAGCCTGGACGACGTCCTCACGCTGCTGGCGGAGGAGTTTGCCCATATCGGTGGTGTCGTGGAGCGGCGGAAGTGA
- a CDS encoding MFS transporter, which produces MSPRASQFFHRLGLDRPEVRAWALYDWATAAFFATIVAAVFPIYFSTVAAAGLPATVAATRFALTTTAAMVIVAALAPVVGALADYYGINKRMLAASMGLGVIATGCMVFIRPGDWLLASFLFGAANIGASFAFVFYDSLLVHITSSGKEMDRISTTGYAVGYLGGGLLLGLNLAWISYPRLFGMADAAAAARLSFFSVAIWWLAFSIPLLRCVAEPPARRGAGEARGLGPLRAARHRLLRTFHDLRAYKQAFMFLLAFLIYNDGIGTIIRMAALYGTQIGLPRGALIGAILLVQFIGVPFAVLFGSIASRVGVKGAIFFSLAVYLVISIVAFFMQTALHFYLLAGLVATVQGGSQALSRSLFARLVPRFRSAEFFAFFSMGEKLAGILGPGVFAAVTILTGSSRGAILSLVVFFIVGGLLLAAVDVTEGQRVAREAEMLRGHGS; this is translated from the coding sequence TTGAGCCCGCGCGCGTCTCAGTTCTTTCATCGCCTCGGGCTCGACCGGCCCGAAGTGCGTGCCTGGGCGCTGTACGACTGGGCGACTGCGGCGTTCTTCGCGACCATTGTGGCGGCGGTATTTCCGATCTACTTCAGCACCGTTGCGGCGGCGGGTCTACCGGCCACCGTGGCGGCGACCCGCTTCGCGCTCACCACCACGGCGGCAATGGTCATCGTCGCGGCGCTGGCGCCCGTCGTGGGCGCGCTCGCCGACTATTACGGCATCAACAAGCGGATGCTCGCGGCGAGTATGGGACTGGGTGTCATTGCCACAGGCTGCATGGTGTTCATTCGTCCGGGGGACTGGCTGCTGGCTTCATTTCTGTTCGGCGCTGCCAACATCGGCGCATCATTCGCCTTCGTGTTTTACGATTCACTGCTGGTGCACATCACAAGCAGTGGAAAGGAGATGGACCGCATCTCGACCACCGGCTACGCCGTTGGCTATCTCGGGGGTGGTCTGTTGCTAGGCCTCAATCTCGCCTGGATCAGCTATCCGAGACTCTTTGGAATGGCGGATGCGGCCGCGGCCGCGCGGCTCTCCTTCTTCAGTGTGGCGATATGGTGGCTGGCGTTTTCCATTCCCCTCTTGCGCTGTGTTGCCGAGCCCCCGGCACGGCGCGGCGCCGGTGAGGCGAGGGGATTGGGGCCACTTCGCGCCGCCAGGCATCGGCTGCTCCGAACGTTTCACGACCTGCGTGCTTACAAGCAGGCCTTCATGTTTCTACTGGCATTTCTGATCTACAACGACGGGATCGGGACCATCATTCGCATGGCAGCGCTCTATGGGACCCAGATCGGCTTGCCGCGGGGTGCGTTGATCGGTGCGATCCTCCTCGTTCAATTCATCGGAGTGCCCTTTGCGGTGCTCTTCGGCAGTATCGCTTCCAGAGTTGGGGTCAAAGGCGCGATTTTCTTTTCACTTGCCGTGTATCTCGTGATCAGCATCGTAGCGTTTTTCATGCAGACGGCGTTGCACTTCTATCTCCTCGCCGGCTTGGTTGCGACGGTGCAAGGGGGCAGTCAGGCGCTGAGCCGCTCGCTTTTTGCGCGCCTGGTTCCACGCTTCAGGTCGGCGGAGTTCTTTGCGTTCTTCTCGATGGGCGAAAAGCTTGCTGGCATACTCGGTCCTGGTGTCTTCGCCGCCGTGACCATCCTGACGGGATCGAGCCGGGGCGCCATCCTCTCACTCGTCGTGTTTTTCATCGTCGGGGGGCTGCTCCTAGCGGCGGTGGATGTCACCGAAGGGCAGCGCGTCGCCCGGGAAGCTGAGATGTTGAGAGGACACGGCAGTTAA